A single region of the Cucumis melo cultivar AY chromosome 3, USDA_Cmelo_AY_1.0, whole genome shotgun sequence genome encodes:
- the LOC103485682 gene encoding uncharacterized protein LOC103485682, translating into MGSCISKCKPKMMRQPPLFDFNNLVQDKLVVIPQPLSPLLTSTATKTTSATPSLSLHNKISPYPPSPSPSSSSISSFTCLSSNTSSSTNTSFSTASSSPSPISSHHYFPSPYNQNPHLFRINSLKAHAFRSPVKPISPLVVRHPSPQRVSRSTPQKRLRPASPSPIRQKSFRKEVLQRPLSSPSPTRRFSREKCQVALAPINGVRPKSRSPVRGSAMKKEITCIHRISSKIDDVAVKEAVGDLDSVVAMEDMDNPLISLDCFIFL; encoded by the coding sequence ATGGGATCTTGCATTAGCAAATGCAAACCCAAGATGATGAGACAACCACCTCTTTTTGATTTCAACAATCTTGTTCAAGACAAACTTGTTGTAATTCCTCAACCACTTTCTCCATTGTTAACATCAACAGCAACAAAAACAACATCAGCAActccttctctttctcttcatAACAAAATCTCTCCTTATCCTCCTTCTCcttcaccttcttcttcttccatttcttctttCACTTGTCTCTCTTCAAATACATCTTCTTCAACCAACACCTCTTTCTCAACTGCATCTTCTTCACCTTCCCCAATTTCCTCACATCATTACTTTCCTTCTCCCTACAATCAAAACCCTCATCTCTTTCGAATCAATTCCCTTAAAGCTCATGCCTTTCGGTCCCCCGTCAAGCCGATTTCCCCCCTCGTTGTTCGCCATCCGTCCCCACAAAGGGTGTCGAGATCCACACCCCAGAAGAGACTCCGCCCGGCTTCGCCATCACCAATTAGGCAGAAGAGCTTCAGAAAAGAGGTTCTTCAGCGGCCTCTCTCGTCACCCTCACCAACTAGGCGCTTCAGCCGAGAGAAATGTCAGGTGGCTCTGGCTCCTATCAATGGGGTTCGTCCGAAAAGCCGCTCACCGGTGAGGGGTAGTGCAATGAAGAAGGAAATTACTTGCATTCATAGGATAAGTTCAAAGATCGATGATGTTGCTGTTAAAGAAGCTGTTGGAGATCTAGATTCCGTGGTGGCTATGGAAGATATGGATAATCCTTTAATCTCGTTGGATTGCTTTATCTTTCTGTAG
- the LOC127148648 gene encoding uncharacterized protein LOC127148648 gives MKESESVSDYTSRLLAVVNEMKRFGETISDEQVVEKILRSLDEKINFIVVAIEESKDLSTISIDQLMGSLQAHEEKLLKKNKQMIEQLFQSKLKLKDKEGSLEKGNRGRGRGDFKDRGQGSYGQRKFDESNSNLNSSRGRGRQHYSRSSWKGSNNDRRYDKRQVECYNCHKFGHYSWECRNRVEENANYAEKDEESSDSSLFLACKGAETCENSAWYLDSGASNHMCGSKSMFVELDESVGGDIVFGDATKIPVKGKVGKLGFTLLKRNKKYLACSRDLKLLLKKKVVITLKL, from the exons ATGAAGGAGTCTGAATCAGTTTCAGATTATACGTCAAGATTGCTAGCAGtagtaaatgaaatgaaaagatttgGCGAGACAATAAGCGATGAGCAAGTAGTAGAAAAGATACTTCGCTCATTGGatgaaaaaattaatttcatCGTTGTAGCTATTGAAGAATCAAAGGATTTGAGTACAATTTCCATTGATCAACTTATGGGTTCTTTACAAGCCCATGAAGAGAAGCTTCTTAAGAAGAACAAGCAGATGATTGAGCAACTTTTTCAGTCaaagttgaaattaaaagaCAAGGAAGGCAGTCTAGAAAAAGGAAATCGAGGTCGAGGACGTGGTGATTTCAAAGATCGAGGTCAAGGAAGCTACGgtcaaagaaaatttgatgagAGTAATTCAAACTTAAATTCATCAAGAGGTAGAGGAAGACAACATTATTCGAGGTCAAGTTGGAAAGGATCAAATAATGACAGGAGATATGACAAAAGACAGGTTGAATGTTATAATTGTCATAAATTCGGCCATTATTCTTGGGAATGCAGAAATAGAGTTGAAGAAAATGCAAATTATgctgagaaagatgaagaaagcaGTGATTCCTCATTGTTTCTAGCATGCAAAGGTGCAGAAACATGTGAAAACAGTGCATGGTATCTCGATAGTGGTGCAAGCAATCACATGTGTGGAAGTAAATCAATGTTCGTTGAACTTGATGAATCTGTTGGTGGCGATATCGTATTTGGTGATGCCACAAAAATTCCAgttaaaggaaaag tCGGAAAACTTGGGTTTACTTTGTTAAAGAGAAATAAGAAGTATTTGGCATGTTCAAGAGATTTAAAGCTcttgttgaaaaagaaagtggTTATTACATTAAAGCTTTGA